The Nitrososphaerales archaeon genome includes a window with the following:
- a CDS encoding DUF4921 family protein gives MAELRKDYFLDRYTIISTERANRPFEFPSVMIKEKEDVCPFCPGNESQTPPADLVLVSREGSLIKLSDTEGEVIRDWCVRVFPNQYPAVSISSKEVYGDHPLYSEPAYGYHYVVVATPNHNESFSQMSVEQWINILTTVQDKVRWLYGKKRVAYVSIFINYGRDAGASQSHPHLQILTLPRLPPIIEQEALAVQRSMRDLGVCPMCSILNIESGGPRQILATNSFVAFCPWSPTHSFEFWIFPKRHQVSFLRVTQKDIRDLSIMLRSTLGGLAKSLNNPSFNLVFHTSSEKKATRQIHWHIEVYPQLERWAGFEKGNGIYIVQVPPERAAEIL, from the coding sequence TTGGCTGAATTAAGGAAGGATTACTTTTTAGACCGATATACGATCATTTCGACCGAGCGTGCAAACAGACCCTTCGAATTTCCATCTGTAATGATAAAAGAGAAGGAAGATGTCTGCCCATTCTGCCCCGGTAACGAATCTCAAACCCCTCCCGCAGACCTGGTATTGGTTTCGAGAGAAGGCTCGCTCATAAAACTCTCTGATACAGAAGGAGAAGTCATTCGCGATTGGTGTGTAAGGGTCTTTCCTAATCAGTACCCCGCTGTAAGTATAAGTAGTAAAGAGGTGTATGGTGATCATCCACTCTATAGTGAACCAGCCTATGGATATCACTATGTAGTCGTAGCCACACCGAACCATAACGAATCCTTCTCTCAGATGAGTGTCGAACAATGGATCAATATATTGACTACGGTTCAGGATAAGGTCCGTTGGTTATACGGCAAAAAACGTGTCGCGTACGTCTCTATATTTATAAATTATGGTAGGGATGCGGGGGCTTCACAGTCACACCCTCATCTCCAGATATTGACACTTCCTCGCCTCCCTCCAATCATCGAGCAAGAGGCCCTCGCTGTTCAAAGGTCTATGCGTGATCTGGGCGTCTGCCCCATGTGTTCGATCTTGAATATAGAGTCTGGTGGCCCCAGGCAGATACTTGCTACAAATTCTTTTGTAGCATTTTGTCCATGGTCACCTACTCATTCTTTTGAATTCTGGATCTTTCCAAAGAGGCACCAGGTTAGCTTTTTGCGTGTTACTCAAAAGGATATTCGAGACCTATCTATAATGCTTCGCTCCACTCTCGGTGGTTTGGCGAAATCGTTAAATAACCCTTCATTCAATCTGGTCTTTCACACATCATCCGAAAAGAAAGCGACCCGCCAAATTCATTGGCATATTGAAGTCTATCCTCAACTCGAAAGGTGGGCTGGTTTTGAGAAGGGTAATGGTATTTACATCGTTCAAGTCCCACCAGAGCGAGCGGCAGAAATCTTAAG
- a CDS encoding alkaline phosphatase family protein, whose amino-acid sequence MVKLLYVLLDGAGDLPDPTLNLVTPLEAAYTPSLDSLARLGVSGLVYSVGKGISPESDIAVFNMLSYDFSSNYVGRGVVEAVGAGMEFRDGYLALRGNFATIDEDLSIIDRRAGRDISSEEANELAEAIKRYVKLSYKGASFDFVPTVAHRCTVVFKVEGVNLSANISNTDPAYTRVSGMGVVSGADYPKSIQKCLPLDNEESSRLSASLVNEFSDKAIRVLRSHPVNLKRVKEGKKAANAILLRDAGNQLPKIPSIYEKFGMRFACIADLPVEIGIARLLGMEVAKAGGLGDYEKKAEVVLDLLKKFDGVYVHLKGPDEPGHDGNAKMKKRVIEEIDRRFFARLIPQLDLDETLIVISSDHSTPCRLKAHTDDPVPLLVVNKRIKRDNTCRFTERDAAKGSLGVLRGVEVLAKALSLVR is encoded by the coding sequence TTGGTTAAGTTGTTATACGTGCTATTGGATGGGGCCGGAGATTTGCCAGATCCTACTTTAAATCTTGTTACACCTCTGGAGGCTGCATATACCCCCTCTCTAGATTCTTTAGCAAGGTTGGGTGTAAGTGGGCTTGTGTACTCGGTAGGTAAAGGAATTTCGCCCGAATCTGATATCGCGGTATTCAACATGTTAAGTTATGATTTTTCATCGAATTATGTTGGTAGAGGTGTGGTCGAAGCGGTAGGTGCGGGTATGGAGTTTCGTGATGGATACCTAGCACTTCGGGGGAACTTTGCCACGATTGATGAGGATCTGTCGATCATCGACCGACGCGCTGGTAGAGATATCTCGAGTGAAGAAGCCAATGAGTTGGCGGAAGCTATCAAAAGGTATGTGAAGCTTTCTTATAAGGGTGCGAGCTTCGATTTTGTACCAACGGTCGCACACCGTTGTACCGTGGTATTCAAAGTTGAAGGAGTAAATCTTTCTGCCAACATCTCCAACACAGACCCCGCTTATACGCGTGTAAGTGGCATGGGTGTTGTAAGTGGTGCTGATTATCCAAAGAGTATTCAGAAGTGCTTGCCATTGGATAATGAAGAATCATCACGATTATCTGCATCTTTAGTGAATGAGTTTTCAGATAAGGCTATAAGGGTTCTTCGATCACACCCGGTCAATCTAAAGCGTGTGAAGGAGGGTAAGAAGGCTGCGAATGCGATCCTCCTAAGAGATGCTGGAAATCAACTTCCAAAGATACCATCTATCTATGAAAAGTTTGGAATGAGATTCGCCTGTATTGCCGACCTTCCTGTAGAAATAGGTATCGCTCGCTTACTCGGTATGGAGGTTGCAAAAGCGGGTGGATTAGGAGATTATGAGAAGAAGGCGGAGGTTGTGTTAGATCTCTTAAAGAAGTTTGATGGTGTTTACGTTCATTTAAAAGGGCCCGATGAGCCTGGGCATGATGGTAACGCTAAGATGAAGAAGAGAGTGATCGAAGAGATCGATCGAAGATTCTTCGCAAGGCTCATCCCTCAATTAGATCTTGATGAGACTTTAATAGTGATCTCATCGGACCATTCTACACCTTGTCGATTGAAGGCCCATACCGATGATCCTGTACCACTCTTGGTAGTTAATAAAAGAATAAAAAGGGATAATACTTGCCGCTTCACAGAAAGAGATGCAGCAAAGGGAAGTCTAGGTGTACTTCGCGGTGTTGAAGTCCTTGCAAAGGCCCTCTCATTAGTACGTTGA
- a CDS encoding MmgE/PrpD family protein: protein MLTEKLASFYTELDFNKLGDYTIHSAKRCILDLLGVAVGGSNLPSSKKVFNLVKSMGGRLESSVIASNLKVPSPNAALVNGVMAHGLELDDVENESSSHPGAVIIPATLAIAEKLEASGKECILAIIVGYDLMLRLGAALIPSAHYARGFHPTATCGAFGAALAAGMIIDLNVDEMVNALGIVGSQASGLMEFLSDGSWTKRLHPGWAAHSGIIAALLAKEGFTGPKTVLEGRHGFIRAHTDRYDLSKLTEGLGERFLINEISIKPHACCRYIQPAIDVVLKIVRENGINSYDIDEVIVGTVKTALPIVAEPIEVKCRPRNIVDAQFSMPFSISVAILKGRAFINEYSEEMIKNEEVLNLAKKVKVINDPELDKVFPKRWQATAKIRLKNGKVYEDCIEAPKGDPDNPLTDKELEDKFRTLVQGRLSEDRTEEAIKVIYRLDRVANIKELIDLFTIEEGKN from the coding sequence TTGTTAACAGAAAAGTTAGCTAGTTTTTACACAGAACTTGACTTTAATAAGTTGGGCGATTATACGATCCATTCAGCAAAACGGTGTATCTTAGATCTGTTGGGTGTCGCTGTAGGTGGATCTAACCTACCATCGAGTAAAAAGGTATTCAATCTTGTAAAGAGTATGGGTGGAAGGTTAGAGAGTAGTGTAATTGCAAGCAATTTGAAGGTGCCGAGCCCGAACGCTGCTCTTGTAAATGGAGTTATGGCCCATGGGTTGGAACTCGATGATGTGGAAAATGAATCTTCATCACATCCAGGCGCTGTAATCATACCCGCAACTCTCGCTATAGCTGAAAAGCTTGAAGCGAGTGGTAAAGAATGTATATTGGCTATAATCGTTGGATACGATCTTATGTTAAGGCTCGGTGCTGCACTTATACCTTCTGCTCACTACGCTCGAGGCTTCCATCCTACAGCTACCTGTGGGGCGTTTGGTGCCGCTTTAGCTGCTGGTATGATCATCGATCTTAATGTAGATGAGATGGTAAATGCGTTGGGCATCGTGGGTAGTCAAGCATCTGGGCTCATGGAGTTTCTTAGCGATGGTTCATGGACAAAGAGGCTCCATCCAGGCTGGGCTGCGCATAGTGGGATAATCGCAGCACTATTGGCAAAGGAAGGCTTCACAGGCCCCAAGACCGTTCTGGAGGGTAGGCATGGGTTCATTAGGGCTCATACCGATCGATACGATCTAAGTAAACTTACAGAGGGGTTGGGTGAGCGATTCTTGATAAATGAAATTTCGATAAAACCCCATGCATGCTGCCGCTATATTCAACCAGCCATCGATGTTGTCTTAAAGATCGTTAGGGAGAATGGGATAAACTCATACGATATAGATGAAGTAATCGTAGGTACCGTCAAGACCGCATTACCGATCGTAGCTGAGCCGATCGAAGTTAAATGTAGGCCGAGAAATATCGTCGATGCCCAATTCAGTATGCCATTCAGCATCTCGGTAGCCATCTTAAAGGGTAGAGCATTTATTAATGAGTATAGTGAGGAGATGATAAAGAATGAAGAGGTTTTAAATTTAGCGAAGAAGGTAAAGGTCATCAACGATCCAGAACTCGATAAAGTATTTCCCAAAAGATGGCAGGCTACAGCTAAAATTAGATTGAAAAATGGAAAGGTCTATGAAGATTGTATCGAAGCGCCAAAAGGTGATCCAGATAATCCATTGACCGATAAGGAATTGGAAGATAAATTTAGAACTCTGGTACAAGGAAGGTTGTCTGAAGATCGGACCGAAGAGGCTATAAAAGTAATTTATAGACTCGATAGAGTGGCCAACATTAAGGAGCTCATCGATCTTTTCACGATCGAAGAGGGTAAGAATTAA
- the thiC gene encoding phosphomethylpyrimidine synthase ThiC has product MKSAQRGIITEEIKIVADTENLSVESLKQRVANGRVIIPKNVRREGVKLVAIGEGLSTKVNVNVGTSTVFADLDMEIEKAKVALNYGTDTLMDLSTGGDLDLIRRSLIKICHVPFGTVPIYQAYIEATRKFGSFIHMNEDLIFNSIERHLEDGVDFITVHTGVTKNLAEKLKKVGRTAGIVSRGGSILVAWMLHNGLENPLYAHYDYLLELASRYDITLSLGDALRPGSIVDAHDEFQIEELMNNARLAKLARERCVQVMIEGPGHMPIDKIAEDVRMEKTLSDGTPYYVLGPLVTDIAVGYDHIAAAIGAAIASMSGADLICYLTPSEHISLPNVEQVKEGLIAAKIAAHAGDLIKLRERTLKKDLEMSLARARLDWEAMKSLSYDPVHFDKIRTQLKRVEGSCTMCGDMCVYLLLQRYFRPKS; this is encoded by the coding sequence ATGAAATCGGCACAAAGAGGTATCATAACGGAGGAGATTAAGATCGTAGCAGATACTGAAAATCTCTCGGTAGAATCTTTAAAGCAGAGGGTGGCAAATGGTAGGGTAATCATACCGAAGAATGTAAGGCGTGAAGGTGTAAAGCTGGTAGCGATAGGTGAAGGGTTATCTACAAAAGTGAACGTGAATGTTGGCACTTCCACAGTCTTCGCAGATCTAGATATGGAGATCGAAAAAGCCAAGGTAGCTTTAAATTATGGTACCGATACGCTCATGGACCTTAGTACAGGAGGGGATCTTGACCTTATAAGGCGAAGCCTCATCAAGATCTGCCACGTACCCTTCGGAACCGTGCCGATCTATCAGGCTTACATCGAAGCGACGAGGAAATTTGGCTCCTTTATTCATATGAATGAAGATCTTATCTTCAATAGCATCGAAAGACACCTTGAAGATGGTGTCGATTTTATTACCGTTCATACGGGAGTCACCAAGAATTTGGCTGAGAAGTTAAAGAAAGTAGGGAGAACAGCAGGTATAGTGAGTAGAGGTGGTTCGATACTTGTAGCATGGATGCTTCATAATGGGCTCGAAAACCCCCTTTATGCTCATTACGATTACCTACTTGAGTTAGCTTCAAGATACGATATTACCCTCAGCCTCGGTGATGCGCTCAGACCGGGAAGCATCGTTGATGCCCATGATGAATTTCAAATCGAAGAGCTCATGAATAACGCTAGACTCGCTAAATTGGCGAGAGAAAGGTGTGTACAAGTTATGATAGAAGGTCCAGGCCATATGCCCATCGATAAGATTGCAGAAGATGTGAGGATGGAAAAGACATTAAGTGACGGTACTCCTTACTATGTACTAGGCCCACTCGTTACAGATATAGCGGTAGGTTATGACCATATAGCGGCAGCTATTGGTGCTGCTATAGCCAGTATGAGTGGTGCAGACCTTATATGCTACTTGACACCTTCGGAACATATCTCTTTACCCAATGTAGAGCAGGTAAAAGAAGGGTTGATAGCTGCCAAGATTGCTGCTCATGCGGGAGATCTGATCAAGTTGAGAGAAAGAACGTTAAAGAAGGATTTGGAGATGAGTTTGGCAAGGGCGAGGCTCGATTGGGAAGCTATGAAGTCTCTATCTTACGACCCCGTCCATTTTGATAAGATAAGGACTCAGCTGAAAAGAGTGGAAGGGTCCTGCACTATGTGTGGTGATATGTGCGTATATCTTCTACTTCAAAGATACTTTAGGCCAAAATCTTAA